Proteins encoded within one genomic window of Rhododendron vialii isolate Sample 1 chromosome 1a, ASM3025357v1:
- the LOC131324571 gene encoding serine/threonine-protein kinase D6PKL2-like has protein sequence MQKNSEKTVLSGPTSVRSYTGRYYEQHSEDCDSSTPVKTWKGKNSLEDGEELMLDVISFKGSGDSTDESGPISFSGASHPPEPVDTALMRPVCVSIGQSKSEGKCLVKSLSMKGPFLEDLSIRVPGFKASPYILSPSESLVDEPNDLGAVTSSPSVHRPSQNTETNLLPPVSEEKECVWDASLPPSGNVSPQSSIASSGVATAMSIVNSCSTYGSDWVMSDGMLSVDRNCGSTKGSAQGDSLESSKTSISRASDSSGLSDDSNWSNLTGSANKPHKGNDPRWKAILAIRARDGILGMSQFRLLKRLGCGDIGSVYLSELSGTRCYFAMKVMDKESLASRKKLARAQTEREILQLLDHPFLPTLYTHFETDRFSCLVMEYCPGGDLHTLRQRQPGKHFSEYAARFYAAEVLLALEYLHMLGVVYRDLKPENVLVRDDGHIMLSDFDLSLRCAVFPTLIKTSSYDSDPSKRAFCVQPSCIEPTSSSACIQPTCFLPRIFPQIAKSKTRKARPEPGSPATAPLELVAEPTAARSMSFVGTHEYLAPEIIKGEGHGSAVDWWTFGIFLHELLYGKTPFKGTGNRATLFNVVGQQLKFPDSPATNYASRDLIRGLLVKEPQQRLGVKRGATEIKQHPFFEGVNWALIRCSTPPEIPGPVECELNGKFAAVDPVGVGSKSKRIVGTEVKSGGNFLDFEFF, from the exons atgcaaaaaaattctgaaaaaacaGTTCTTTCAGGGCCAACTTCTGTAAGATCGTATACGGGCCGATATTATGAGCAACATTCGGAAGATTGTGACTCCTCAACACCTGTAAAAACCTGGAAAGGAAAGAACTCTTTGGAGGATGGGGAAGAACTTATGCTTGACGTCATATCATTTAAGGGCAGTGGTGACTCAACTGATGAAAGTggccctatttctttctctggGGCAAGTCATCCCCCAGAACCTGTTGATACTGCTCTTATGAGACCAGTTTGTGTGTCTATTGGTCAAAGCAAATCAGAGGGTAAGTGCTTGGTGAAGAGCCTTTCTATGAAGGGTCCTTTTCTAGAAGATCTTTCGATTCGTGTTCCTGGCTTCAAAGCAAGCCCGTATATTCTTTCACCTTCAGAGAGCTTGGTTGATGAACCAAATGATTTGGGTGCAGTGACTTCATCACCTTCAGTTCATCGTCCATCACAAAATACAGAAACCAATCTCCTTCCCCCAGTTTCAGAGGAAAAGGAATGTGTATGGGATGCTTCTTTGCCTCCCAGTGGCAATGTAAGTCCGCAAAGCAGCATTGCTAGTAGTGGAGTTGCCACAGCTATGAGCATTGTCAATAGCTGCAGTACGTATGGGAGCGATTGGGTTATGAGCGATGGCATGCTTAGTGTGGACAGGAACTGTGGAAGTACAAAAGGGAGTGCGCAGGGAGATTCCTTGGAGAGTTCAAAAACTAGCATTAGTCGCGCAAGTGATAGCAGTGGACTTAGTGATGACAGTAATTGGAGTAACCTTACTGGGAGTGCCAATAAGCCTCACAAAGGAAATGATCCCAGATGGAAGGCTATTCTAGCCATTCGAGCACGAGATGGAATTTTGGGCATGAGTCAGTTTAGGTTACTCAAGCGGCTTGGTTGTGGTGACATTGGTAGTGTGTACCTCTCTGAATTAAGTGGGACCCGCTGTTACTTTGCGATGAAAGTGATGGACAAGGAATCTCTCGCAAGCAGGAAGAAGTTGGCCAGAGCTCAGACGGAAAGAGAGATTTTGCAGCTGCTGGATCATCCATTCCTGCCCACTTTATACACTCATTTTGAGACAGACAGATTCTCATGTTTAGTGATGGAATATTGTCCAGGGGGCGATCTGCATACACTGAGGCAACGGCAACCTGGGAAACATTTTTCAGAGTATGCAGCACG GTTTTATGCGGCAGAGGTTCTGTTGGCGCTCGAGTATCTCCATATGCTGGGAGTTGTTTACAGGGACCTGAAACCCGAAAATGTCCTAGTACGTGATGACGGCCACATAATGCTCTCAGACTTTGACCTCTCCCTTAGATGTGCAGTTTTTCCTACCCTCATCAAAACCTCCTCATATGATTCTGACCCATCCAAACGCGCTTTCTGCGTTCAACCGTCTTGCATTGAGCCTACATCATCATCAGCATGCATCCAGCCCACATGCTTCCTTCCCCGAATCTTCCCCCAAATAGCCAAGAGCAAAACCCGAAAGGCCAGACCCGAGCCCGGATCCCCAGCAACTGCGCCACTAGAGCTCGTTGCTGAGCCCACCGCAGCACGCTCAATGTCATTTGTTGGGACCCACGAGTACTTAGCCCCAGAAATCATCAAAGGAGAAGGCCATGGCAGCGCGGTGGATTGGTGGACGTTTGGGATTTTCTTGCACGAGCTTCTATACGGTAAAACACCGTTCAAGGGAACAGGAAACCGTGCCACGCTTTTCAACGTGGTGGGCCAGCAGCTTAAGTTTCCTGACTCACCGGCGACAAATTACGCAAGTCGGGATCTTATTAGGGGACTGCTAGTGAAGGAACCACAACAGCGGCTGGGAGTGAAGCGGGGAGCTACTGAAATCAAACAGCATCCGTTTTTCGAAGGAGTGAATTGGGCTCTGATCAGGT